Sequence from the Maribacter algicola genome:
AGGGTTGCCCCTATTGTCCAAGAAATACTTCGCCAAATCAAGGTAGTCTTCTTTCCCAGTAACCTCGTACAATTTTATCAATCCGGTTTCTATAATCTGGTGTCCTGGAACGGCCGCAATTTTGCCCTCGCTATCGCCAAAGATTTCCACCATGAGATCCGCATTTTTTATGGCGATGTCCAAGAAATTTCGTTTTCCTGTAGCCTTGTAATGCACAACAGCGGCCTCATACATATGGCCGGCATTGTAAAGTTCATGGCTTGTATCCAGTGATTCCCATCTTTTTCCCTCCTTCACCTCGACCCACGCAGCGGGTGGTTTAGCGGGATTTATGGTACGCCAAGTGGTCAAATATCCATCGGGTTCTTGACCAATTTTTATGATTCCTACCAAGGAATCCAACAAAGTTTCCAATTTTGGATTTGGGGAACTGATCAACGAATTGGAAGCACCTTCTATAATCTTATATACGTCTGAATCATCAAATGGCATGACCCCGCGTACGGAACCATCCATTTTTCCGCCAGCGATCAAAAAATTATCGAACCTACCCTCTTCCTCACATTTTTCAATGGCGTACTCAATAGTCCTTTCTTGAACTTTTTGAATCCATGGAAGCCAAAATTCATCGGTCAATTGAACGTGCTGAATATTAACCGGAGTTATAGGATATCCAGACGCCTCTTCTTTCTCAACAGCAGCGACCTCCTCCTTTGTTTCATTTTGACAGGAAATTATAAAAAGACAAAAAATAAGACTACCAAAAATATACTTCCTCTTTTTCATATTTTTTGTATTATTTGCTTCCTTCCAATACGATTACGGAAAAGGCCGGCAATTCTATTTCCAAAACCCCTTTCTTAAAGGTAAAATCCTTATACTCTTTGGGTTCAATTTTATTGGGATTATCAAAAGTGTTATGGTCCTGTAGTTTATCGGACATCAAAATTCTACCAGTGATTTTCTTAATTCCCAAGGTGTTTAAATCAATGGTCACTATGTTCTCTTTATGAGCATCAATGTTGACAATGGATAAATGCATTCTCCCGGCATCATCCATGGATGCGGATGCATTGACTGCCGGCAGGCTTTCCCCGTTAAAGGTATACTCTGGGGATTCAAAGGAAAGTGGAATCAGCTTAGCATCCTGATGCACTTTGAACATATTCATCACATGATATGTGGGGGTCAAAATCATTTTTTCCTTATCGGTCAAAATTACCGCCTGCAGCACATTCACAGTCTGCGCCAAATTTGCCATTTTTACCCTGTCCGCGTGATTATTGAAAATATTGAGGTTCATACCTGCTATCATAGCATCCCGCATCGTGTTTTGCTGATAAAGAAAACCTGGATTGGTACCTTCGGCAACCTCGTACCAGCCGCCCCACTCGTCCACGATAAGGTCTACCTTCTTTTCCTTATCATACTTGTCCATGATGGCCGTGTGCTTAACGATTAATTCTTCCATCAACCAAGATTCTTTCATGGTCTTGAAATATAGGTCCTCCGTGAAATCCACATCAGAACCCTTAGCACTCCAATCAATAACGGAATAGTGGTGCAAGGCAACTCCTTGCAGCATGTTCTTGGGTATATTTTTCATAAGTACTTCCGTCCAGTTATAATCGTCATTGCTGGCACCAGAAGCAATTTTGTAAAGTCCTCCCTCAACATCGGCATCGGACATGAAAGTGACATATTTTTTATAGATATCCGCATAATATTCCGGACGCATATTTCCACCGCAACCCCAGGCTTCATTACCAATTCCCCAATATTTGACGGTCCATGGCTCATCCCTACCATTCTCCCTTCGTAAATCGGACATGGGGCTTTTGCCTTTAAAGTTTGTGTACTGTACCCAATCCGCCAATTCCTGCACCGTTCCACTACCCACGTTTCCGGAAAGATAAGGCTCTGTTTCGAGCACTTCGCAAAGATTCAAAAAGTTATGGGTTCCAAAACTGTTGTCCTCAGTAACCCCTCCCCACCAAGTATTTACGATAGTTGGTCTATTCTCTTGGGGACCTATACCATCCTTCCAATGATAGGTATCGGCAAAGCAACCACCTGGCCAACGTAAGTTGGGTATCTGAAGCTCCTTCAGCGCATCTATGATATCATTTCTTACTCCCTCTGTATTGGGTATCATACTATTATCGCCAACATAGAACCCTTCATAGATACAACGGCCCAAATGTTCGGCAAAATGTCCGTAAATATGCTTACTTATGGTAGGGGCGTCTTCAATATTTCCAATTTGAATGGTACTCCTAGAAGATTGGGCCAATGAAATACCAAAACTAGAAAAAAGCATCAACGCAGTTAAACTATAGAACCTAAGTGTTTTCATATCGTATTTTTATTTGTTTTTCGTTTACTCCCGCATTTAAAATGCTATACATAAAGCTTCTGTACCAACTTTGTATTCATAATTTCGATCCTTTCAGCTTCATTAAATTCTTTTATTCCTACTAAAAAGCACTTTGGAATACTGTACATCTAGATTCCCTTTTACCGACCCAGCCCTCGACTGGAACTCGAAATTGCATCAGAGAATAAAACTCGTACCAATTTTTTAAAGTGTATTTATAACACCTGTAAATAAACAGCAGATATTTCAATTTTCCAAGCTGATTTAGGCAATAAACGCAATTAAAATTCTGATTTTTTATAAATTAGAAATCATAACCGTTCGTTATTTGTATAAAATAGTCTGATTTTAACTAAATTTCGCTCTTAAATTTACTAACAACCCCACAGCATTGCATACTACTGATCAAAAAGAAATTCTATCACTTGCTTATTACGACCATGAAGACAAAGTCTTACTTGCCGTGGACTGCATCATTTTTGGATTCGACCAAGAAGAACTAAAAATACTTTTGGTAAAAAGAGGTTTTGAACCCGAAAAGGGAAAATGGTCACTTATAGGTGGGTTTCTAAAGAAAGAGGAAGATTTGGACATTGCAGCCATTAGGGTCTTGCATCATTTAACGGGCCTCCATGAC
This genomic interval carries:
- a CDS encoding alpha-N-arabinofuranosidase, which translates into the protein MKTLRFYSLTALMLFSSFGISLAQSSRSTIQIGNIEDAPTISKHIYGHFAEHLGRCIYEGFYVGDNSMIPNTEGVRNDIIDALKELQIPNLRWPGGCFADTYHWKDGIGPQENRPTIVNTWWGGVTEDNSFGTHNFLNLCEVLETEPYLSGNVGSGTVQELADWVQYTNFKGKSPMSDLRRENGRDEPWTVKYWGIGNEAWGCGGNMRPEYYADIYKKYVTFMSDADVEGGLYKIASGASNDDYNWTEVLMKNIPKNMLQGVALHHYSVIDWSAKGSDVDFTEDLYFKTMKESWLMEELIVKHTAIMDKYDKEKKVDLIVDEWGGWYEVAEGTNPGFLYQQNTMRDAMIAGMNLNIFNNHADRVKMANLAQTVNVLQAVILTDKEKMILTPTYHVMNMFKVHQDAKLIPLSFESPEYTFNGESLPAVNASASMDDAGRMHLSIVNIDAHKENIVTIDLNTLGIKKITGRILMSDKLQDHNTFDNPNKIEPKEYKDFTFKKGVLEIELPAFSVIVLEGSK